One Malania oleifera isolate guangnan ecotype guangnan chromosome 9, ASM2987363v1, whole genome shotgun sequence DNA segment encodes these proteins:
- the LOC131164370 gene encoding RGG repeats nuclear RNA binding protein A gives MATANPFDLLGDDDNDDPSQLIAAQQHKLAAPKQSSPPAQGGTKAQPPKQAKMPFKPVPPAQSVREAKNEPVRGGGRGGGRGYGRGRGGGGFNRDPVSSENAFSGNNGFSGGYRPSEDGEAGKPSERRSYGAPRGGFRGRRGGFSNGEDGEERPRRLYERRSGTGRGNEFKRDGAGRGNWGTPTDEIAPEAEEPVNESEKNLGVVEKPLGEDGAADANKENPVNEPEEKEPEEKEMTLEEYEKVLEEKRKALLALKTKERKVNADKEFETMQQLSNKKGNDDIFIKLGSEKDKRKEIADKEERVKKSVSINEFLKPAEGERYYSPGGRGRGRGRGSRGGYGGGNIPNNVGAPSIEDRGQFPSLGGK, from the exons ATGGCAACCGCAAACCCTTTCGATCTCTTGGGGGATGACGACAACGACGACCCCAGTCAGCTCATCGCTGCTCAGCAGCATAAGCTCGCTGCGCCAAAGCAATCTTCGCCTCCGGCGCAAGGCGGCACAAAAGCTCAGCCTCCTAAGCAAGCTAAGATGCCCTTCAAGCCTGTACCTCCTGCTCAGTCTG TAAGGGAGGCAAAAAATGAACCTGTCCGTGGAGGGGGCCGTGGTGGAGGACGTGGATATGGTCGAGGGCGTGGCGGTGGCGGATTTAATCGTGATCCAGTCAGCAGTGAGAATGCATTCAGTGGCAATAATGGGTTTTCTGGAGGTTATAGACCATCTGAAGATGGAGAGGCCGGGAAGCCTTCTGAGAGGCGTAGCTATGGTGCACCTCGTGGTGGTTTTCGTGGTCGCCGTGGTGGTTTTAGCAATGGAGAAGATGGAGAAGAACGCCCCAGGAGGTTATATGAACGTCGTAGTGGGACTGGACGCGG AAATGAGTTTAAGCGTGATGGGGCTGGTCGTGGGAATTGGGGTACCCCCACTGATGAGATTGCTCC GGAGGCTGAAGAACCTGTCAATGAAAGCGAGAAAAATCTAGGTGTTGTTGAGAAGCCATTGGGAGAGGATGGTGCCGCAGATGCCAACAAGGAGAATCCTGTGAATGAGCCAGAGGAGAAGGAACCTGAGGAAAAG GAGATGACTCTGGAAGAATATGAGAAGGTGCTTGAGGAGAAGAGGAAGGCTTTGCTTGCACTAAAGACCAAGGAAAGGAAGGTTAATGCAGACAAGGAGTTTGAAACCATGCAACAGCTTTCTAACAAGAAGGGCAATGATGACATATTTATAAAACTG GGTTCTGAAAAGGACAAGCGCAAGGAGATTGCTGACAAAGAGGAGAGAGTCAAGAAG TCTGTCAGCATTAATGAGTTCCTGAAGCCTGCTGAAGGGGAGAGGTACTACAGCCCTGGTGGTCGTGGCCGTGGTCGGGGTCGTGGCTCAAGAGGAGGATATGGTGGGGGCAACATACCGAACAATGTGGGAGCACCATCAATTGAGGATCGTGGGCAGTTCCCCTCCTTGGGTGGCAAGTGA